A single genomic interval of Melitaea cinxia chromosome 18, ilMelCinx1.1, whole genome shotgun sequence harbors:
- the LOC123662358 gene encoding protein YIF1B, which yields MNFNASRNVGHPSGPRKAKRVSDVSAMGSPTPAQPFAAPGAYDQGFAPAGPPPPYQQGIQLDTNQDFHSSPTPGNFGYMGGFPPNMPATANIGSMIQQPVIQDMALQYGNALAAQGREAVSRELGRFVPVSRLRYYFAVDTRYVLRKLILILFPYTHKEWMVKYDQETPVQPRYDVNAPDLYLPAMGYVTYVLLAGFMLGTQHRFSPEQISIQASSALAYIIFEMVLYLMTLYITNTVTSLKTLDLLAFSGYKYTTMIVSLLGALLLGSMGYYCSLLYCSIALSYFLVKTLRLQLLSGSQGPEQPQYGGYPSNYGNPNPYVDNWAKPSGSGTKRRVYFLLFVAITQPLLSWWLTYHLVPSEPSVPVAR from the exons ATGAATTTCAACGCTTCAAGGAATG TGGGTCACCCCAGTGGTCCCCGAAAAGCAAAACGTGTGAGTGATGTATCAGCAATGGGGTCTCCGACACCAGCTCAACCATTTGCCGCACCTGGTGCTTACGATCAAGGCTTTGCCCCGGCAGGACCTCCCCCTCCATACCAGCAAGGAATTCAACTGGACACCAATCAGGACTTTCATTCCTCTCCGACACCTGGAA attTTGGCTACATGGGTGGATTCCCTCCCAACATGCCAGCAACAGCAAATATTGGTTCTATGATCCAACAGCCTGTTATACAG GACATGGCGCTGCAGTACGGCAACGCGCTGGCGGCGCAGGGCCGGGAGGCGGTGTCGCGCGAGCTGGGCCGCTTCGTGCCGGTGTCGCGGCTGCGGTACTACTTCGCCGTGGACACACGATATGTGCTCCGGAAGCTGATCCTCATACTCTTCCCCTACACGCATAAG GAGTGGATGGTGAAGTACGACCAGGAGACACCCGTGCAGCCGCGCTACGACGTGAACGCGCCCGACCTCTACTTGCCCGCTATGGGCTACGTCACCTACGTGCTGCTGGCTGGCTTCATGCTCG GCACCCAACACAGATTCTCACCAGAACAAATCAGCATACAGGCATCAAGTGCCCTCGCATACATAATATTCGAAATGGTCCTTTATTTGATGACCCTCTACATCACCAACACGGTAACATCCCTGAAGACTTTGGACTTGCTTGCTTTCTCTGGATATAAATATACTACGATGATCGTCAGCTTATTAGGAGCGTTGCTGCTGGGCAGTATGGGGTATTACTGCAGTCTTCTGTATTGTAGCATAGCGCTTTCGTACTTTTTG GTCAAAACACTACGGCTACAGTTATTATCAGGGTCCCAAGGACCAGAACAGCCACAATACGGAGGTTACCCGAGCAACTATGGCAATCCCAATCCATATGTCGACAACTGGGCTAAACCATCCGGCAGTGGGACAAAGAGACGAGTTTACTTCCTGCTCTTTGTGGCAATAACCCAACCACTGCTGTCATGGTGGTTGACATACCACTTGGTGCCGTCTGAGCCATCAGTACCAGTGGCTCGATAG